GCGAGAACCAGGCGTGGATCAGTTGGTGGAGAGTGCGGTTGGGGGTGACGGTGTCGTCCCAGAGATCCTGCATGGTGGTGGGACAGGTGAGGCGACCCGTGGAGAACCACCTGAGGATGTTGACGCGCTCGTAGGTCTGGCCGGTGCACAGGGTGACGGGATCCACCATCGGCTCCAGTGAGATGGGGCAGATGAACACGATCGGCACGTCGTTCGCCTCCGCCGCCGAGTCCATCTCCTCGATCATCTCCTTGAGGTCGTGCTTCTTGGCGGTGCCCAAGGTCCCATCTTTGCCGTCCAGGAGGCCGCTAATGACCGCGCCGCCGCCCAAGATGCCATCTTTCACGGCCGTGTCGACGTCCATGACTTGCCCGCCGGCTTCCAGCCTCCAGCAAGCCGGTTGCTGGAACTGCGGCATCGCCAGGAACCCCAAGACTTGATCTTTAGTAGTAAAACAGAGGgtggagcaggggaggaagacgaGGACTAGAAGTGGAGGCGAAATGAGTGGATAGAGAGAAAGTTGGGATCACCCAACTGCCCTCCTTTTGGAGTTGTGCGCTGGTTGCTGATGGAGGCTTCGGTGGCTCCGATCAAGCATCATCACGGCAGGGAGCATCATGGGGCTATAATCCGCGCTGCTTCTCAGGAAACCCAAGGCTCATCCAGGCCTGGTTAGAGCTCCCAACTAGGCTTCACCAAAGGTTAGGAAAAGGCGAAATCATAATCGAGCAAGGCCGAGACCAGTTGGAAGGTAAAGGAACTCGTCACAGTAAAAGCGACAACGGAAACATCCAAGGAAACCAAGAAACAGAACAAAGCAAACAAAATTCTTTTCTTTAAATCTTATTTTCGATGGCAGAGCATGGTAAACAAGTTGAGATCTCACGGAATAACTTGAGAGGGAATCTAAGAGAGAGGGCTAAGAAGCTTAGTGACTGAGAACCCTCAGCCTCCTGGACCAGAACGAGTGAGAGATGACGGCCGCAGACATCATAAAAGACGCATTATGCTGCTACCTCTATTAAACTAACAAAAACCAAAAGGATTGAAGGGGACCTCCCATCACTCTGTGCTCTCTGCGCATATTTCTCCCTTCTTATCAAAGAGAGACGGCATAAGAAAACCAGTGTGGGCCAATGGGGGGCGTAGCCGAAGCCAAATCCTGTGCAGGGATCCCTGCATTATCTAAAGTTACAAAAGGATCCCCTCCGAAACCGTCCATCTGTGCCTCCTTCAAAACAGGCGGACGGTTAGGATTGGAAGAGTGTCTCCGATGGACGATTTCGATGCTCCCTTACAGCCCTTCTATGCAAAAGCACATTTGCGTGCGGTATCATCGCCCATGAACGAGCGCAGGGCGTGGGCAAGCGCACTGCACGTGCAGTCCTGCCGTGGTGGTCGGGCTCGCTTCTTTCTCGAGTCCCCGAAAAGTATAAATTAAGGCAGGTTTTGTCTCAATTTGTTGAGGTCCTGATGAGGGTGATAATTATGGTAAGACTCGCGTGACATCAGCTGACGCCCCACGTCCCTGTCGAGCTGACAGCACTTGACAAACGCGGGCTGAAACGCCAACCGAGGCTCATTAACGACTGCTCAGGCTCTGTCCCTCACGCCACGCATGTCGAACGCCATCCGAGGTACGATCCTGCGCCATGCGGGCAggtacatcaggtaacactaaactcccctataaatacctcgCGTTCTAAATAAGAGGGGACAGAGGACAACAGAGAAACACTAACAAACATCCTGCCACCTtgaactaacttgatcgtcggaggggtcgggtcaagcaccccaacccgacctgtgtgcaggaacgaagacgaggcGATTCTCTCCGGACGCATCAAGCGAGGAGCCCATTCCCGGAGGAAACGGCGACCCACCTCCACGACCGAACCGACCGAGCCAGCGACCTCAGCAGTCCCGAGGAACCCCCTGGGAAGataccccgtcatccggacccgaaccgagccacgtcgtcccgaggccacggctcaaggtaGTTTACACAAATAAGGTCGAAGGGAATATGTCACGCATTATGCATTGAATTATCAAATTCATACACTTAATTTAGACTGCATAACATTTTAATCGATCGTATTGTCACGCTCGAAAGACTAGAGAGCTCGCGGTAATGGCGTTTATGCTGCAAATCTCTGCTACAATCTCCTTCAAAGCGCTCTTATCCTTCAAAATCGAGGTATGGGAGACACCAGGCAGCCTGATCACCTTCAGATCCTGGCTCGCCGACCCCGCCCACTCGGACTCCAGCGCCAATAAGCTCACCAAATTGACCGTGCCATCTCCGTCGCCGTAAACCACCTCCGGCTGCACGTCGAACCCGTCCTCCCCGTAGAACAACGTCTCCGGCGTCTCGACCCCGCTGCCCACCACGCACGTCACCGGCACGCCCGGCTCCTCGAACTTGTCCGTCATCGGCAACACCCGCGTCTTGTACGGGTAGACCCCTTCCTCGAACCCGATGTCCTCCATGAACTCCTCCATGTCCCATGCGGAGTAGCTCTTGTTCCCGGACACGACGAGCGGAATGTGGCCGAACACCTTGGGCGACGGCAGGAGCCACTGGTTGCTCTCGGAGCTCCGCTGTTCGGCCCGAACAAGCAGAGGGTCCACGATGGGGATGCCGAGGGTGTACCCCGACGCAAAGGTGAGCATCTCTTGCACCGTGCCGGCCCATGGCGCCGAGAGGGTGAGCAGGTGCTTGACGTACTTTTGCCGCCATGAGGAAGTGCTGCGGACGAGGAGCTGGAGCGCGAAGAGGCCGCCGAGGCTGTGGGAGAGGAGGATCACGGGCTTGCCGCCATTGGAAGCGCTCGCAGATTCGATTAATTCTTTGAGATCTTCCAGATACTGGGTTCCAACTTTGGAGGGGTGGCCTTCTGCGGCCAGACCGTAGCGGAAGTCGTACGGCGCGCCGAAGAGGTTTTCGCCGTCTATATAGCCAAGCTGCTCCAAGGAGTTCACGAGAGTTGCCATGTATTCGGTGATATGCCTGCGAAAAGACCCTAGTGAAGCCGAGGAACACGAAGATCCAAGAGAGAGGCCGAGGCGCAGCGAGAACCTACTTGAGGTGAGGGTCGAGGTAGAGGAGCCCCTGAGTGGAGCCGAAGCAGGGGACCCGGGTCAGCACGCCGGGGGCGTTGCGGTAGTCGTCGAGGGCGGCATGGTAGTACAGCGTCATCCGCTCGGCGAAGCAGCGGGTGAGGGCGGGCACCAGCACCGTCGGGTCGAACCACAGCCTGAACCACCCGTCCTTCCCCTTCCTCGTCGCGGAAAGGGCGCAGAGGAGGCTCGACGGCTTGTAGTCCTTCGTCAGCCGGGCCTCCAGTTGGTTGCCGCCACTCCCCGGTATGAGGACCAGAGGGTGGAGATCGTTGCTGCCCCCCGCAGAAAGGCACACGGCCGGCAACAAAGCCATGGGAAAGACAAGAAGGGGAAGGATCAGAATGACATTCATTTCCATTATCCATCTCTCGACCACTGTGTTGCTTAAACTCCCATATGGTTGAGAAGGATGAGAACGTGTGGTAACGGTTGTTTGCTACTTGGAAGCTTTTGGCCCATAGAATTTTGGTGTTCTGATTTGTACACCAGTCGCATTGATGGGAATCTACGCACCTAAAACGAACATTTGACCTTTTTATCACGCAAGATGTGACAGCATATCCACCCGCATGCATATGTCAGATTTCTGACGTGGCAGTAATTATATGGATCAAAAGACTGGATCTCGTTCAGCAGAAACAGCCTACGTCTTAAAATAATGAAATTGACAGGGGGGAATAGAGATTGATCATAATTTTCTTTATTGAGATGAAGCCAaatatatgatccttgcaaagttGAAATGGCCTACCAAATTACTAACAACTTGATATTCACGAGAGATATGGCTTGAGACGAGAGATAGGAGTTGTATAAGGTCGATAAGGATTGCTTCAAGATGATTTCTAAACTTCTAGGATTATTGTCTCGAAATGGAACTTAAGTGAGCTCAATCTCTTGGGCACTCCACACAATAGGTCAATGTCAAGTGGAGGTTCCCGACTTAACCCATCCGACGCTTGCATTTGTTTCGAGTGGAGACCGTAACCTTTGTGAGGTTCAAAATATGATCTTTGTTTAAACATCGATGATCGATTTTTATATTTGATAAGTCAAACCGATAGGAATTACTCTCCTTTTGTGATGCACTCATGTGAACAACTATTCAGTATGACCCCCTAAGGTACGAGTTGGCTGATACGATTTCTTGAGGTGCAGGTCGATTTATATAATCTTCCGTAATGTAACGTTAATTTAGCATATGACAACTAATGGGGTGTCGGTTATAGTTCGATCATCTTCTACGTCAGATAGATATCTTGTTGTCTTTCACATCAGTTTCTTGGTGGTTGACGGTTAAAGGATGACAGATTGATATTAGAAATTCTTTGTGATAAATGAAGCTCAATGCACTATAACTTATGTCCAGAACTTCTCTAGTTATCTCCCTCAACGgctaatcatgcttgataattccaTCATGAGAGAGGTTTGGCAACTTGATAACCTTGAGATACTGTTCTGGCAAATTAGACAACTCAGACTCGAGTGCCAACGTGTCGCCATCGCCATGTATGATCTCAGGAAGCTCATCAAATCCTCCTTCCCCGAAGAGCAAAACCTCCGCAGTCTCGATTCCTGTTCCGATCATGCAAGTGTCCGGCACTTGGGGAGCAGTCGGCTCCTAGATGAGTATACGCTCGCTGTATCCAATTCCATCGAAGTATACGTTCATTCTTGATGCTGAGTAGTTCCCCTGCTTGGAGATGACAAGAGGCATTTCTCCGAACACTCAGAGCGACAGCAGAAGTCCTGTTCTCCGGTCGCGTCACCAAGCGGTCGACGAAGGGGAGCCAATCTCTGTCTAATCATGCAGATGAGAAAAGATGTCATGGAAGCGACTATTATCGTCGTTCCATCAACatataaacataaacataaacataaacataaattAATAAAGTATTTTATTAGaatcgtaaaaaaaataaataattgtgCTACATTCAAATGATTACACGACAACCATTCATTGGCATGAAATGCTATTTATTGCGGTGGAGCCACACTCCAAATTATCTATGATCTCATATCTTGTATGGTCCAAATAAGTGTAAAGTTGCAGGTGTAAAACTGGCTTTGGTGTCCGCGTGACTGTCATAGAATTATAATATGATACAGCGTAACATTTTAGTTTGAATTTCTTTTATTATACCAGCTGAAATTTCTTGTGACAAGGGAAAAGAGCAAAGGCCAATTTGGAATGCTGGATCAGTTCAATTTAATTCAGGATTGATTGATGCTATGAGTTTATCGATCCACAATATATACTACTCTCGGTATCTAACATTATGTTCTACTTGTAATTAAGATTAATATTGAGTGAGATTCCTGATATGATCTCTTCGATacgtaagttaggaatgagatgaATTAAAAGGGAattaataagaaaatattatacCTCAACAACTATGCCCTAAGTTATCTTTTATAATCTATCTAAATTTATCCACTAATGACCCAAGGCAATATTCTATGGATACAACTATTGATAACAAAAGGTAATAGTTTTATTCGATTAATTACGTGTTGATTGAAGATGAATATGTCTTAAGATCCTAAAATTTTGGATATTTAGATTTTTAAGTAAGCTAAGAGATCAATTATTTATCATAggaaatctttttttttccataagaattactttttaaatattttaagtcgAGCAAAATAATAAATCATACATAAAAATTCTAACATTATTTTATACAAATTTATAATGTTTTTTGGGTTTAATATTATTTCAAATtatttatgatcataaaaaattataaattgacaGGAGAAAATGGAAACAAAATAATATTACCAAACAAAGTTAAAACAAGTACGAAAATTTATACTATTCACAGTTTTTATGTTCAGAAAAACAAAACAGGAAAACCATTGAACACATCTTTCGTTGTTCCCGACAAATAAATCACGCTCTTTCTCCATTGGCGACGCCAATGACGTGTGGAATAAGGTTGTTTGATTTCAAGAGTCGATTCTCTCGATAGTGACAAgcatttatttaaatttattccAAAAATATTACCATTAGAGTAACCTTCTAAGAAGAAAACGAGCATATACATCACACCTAATCAGAAAATTGAATATTATTAAATGATGATAGAAGAAATATTTATTCTCAATTATAATTGGATGTATCACAATCGAATCAGCATAAAAAAATTGGGCCAACCAACAAAATATATTTTGTCTATATATTTTTTCCAATTAGATCGATTATAAAAGGTTCATCGGATCATCATGATAATCATGATTGATCATTGTTTATCTATATATTTAACTTGTTTTTTTATTGACTTGAGATTCGTAAGGATGATCTCATGAACCATActcaatctttatttttatatagATTGGCACCAAATCGAGCACCCAAGACTTACATTTCTCATGAATTGCCTTTTGTCCATATTATATGATAGCAGCTAGCAAGAAATGATCTCATTCGCTTTTATACGAGAGCttaatagagaaaatattttcgaCCAATGATAGTTCAACATATGATCATATACGTGATAGTTCAATTAGCATAAAGGAGCCAAGACCTATCCCTTGGTTTGCTCACGTGGACATCGATCCACCGGGAATGATTAAGGATTATTctttaagaaatattttatagaatatttcttattttttgaTGCTAtaaaaagttacatttcatataGTAATCgaggttaaatattttttatttttttgagtaTCAAAAGGATCGGATTAAAAAATTCATCCAACCTCGCATGTTTGCATATATTATCCCGAAGAATGTAAGCTAGTCCACCGAGATTCGATAGACACTCCCTCACTCCTATATACTCAAATTCTAAATCATATGGAGCTGATTTAGACATCACCAATTTTTTTCCTAACAAAgcttaatttatatttcttacaagAACTTAAGTGTAAACATTTATTCCAATGGCAAAGACTATGATAAATTTGTATTCACAAGATAAAATCTTCGGTgaagtataattttttattatgtttAAAATTAATTGaatgttaatatattttttttcaaagcaATGAAGGAAGAATTCGTACATAAATACGAACCCAAAATCTTATGATActatatcaaaattactaattggGCTGCAAACTCCACTGGATCATCCGAATATGCATCTCATTTGACGGTGCAGACGAACCTACGTGGAGTAAATGATGCACATCATATCAAATTCACACCCACAATGGCAGAGTCTGCAGTTGTATGATTTCATAAACTCAATACAACAGCGAGTGGGAAGAATATGGACATTATGAATCTGCAATGGCGCGCATGGATGACTTTCTTTGCTTGTATGTGAATATCCTGAAGAAAATTAACGAGGAAAACTCGTGGCATGCAGCTATTGGTACAAATATAGGATACAAATCACTCAACTTCACAAAGGAAATAACAAGAACAAGTGCCCTATTAAATATAAGCACAAGGATTAGTGCCATATATACCACAAAGTTTTCAGAAAAGTGTTTCCTTGGCTTCCATGAAGTCTTCATGTTCATCCTCATTGCTTGTCATCCTTTTGTGCATGAACTTGTAGTAGGCAAATTGTAGGATGATCTGGTAAAATATGTGGTCAAGGAACTACATGCACCAAATAGGAAATATCTGAATCATTCAAGAAAGGATAAGAGATCATGAAGCAGTAATTAGTGAAGTCAAATGAAAAGAGAGAAGGATACAAATAGATCAAGAAGAACACAGACTATTGCATCCAGCAACCAAGGTGAGTTAGCCTTAATTCTTTCCCACTCAATGCTCCTTACCAGTATGCTGCATCCAAACACAATCGTTAACAAGAAGACCTCTTTGAGGGGTCGAGGAGGGGAggcggatgagagagagagagagagagaccttccAACATAAGTTGCATTGGCAGCGAGTGCAAACAGGAACATTAGAGGATTTAATCCCTATAAAATCACTCATAATATTATAATCAAAAGGTTTAACGAAGCTAAATGATGGCAAAACCTAAAGGGTTTTAGGTCTAACCTCCACGCTCCCACGCTTGATCTGTTTGATGACATAACATACATCATAAAAATGTCATGGCAAAACTGTGGATGAAAGATAAGAGATGTGCTTACGTTCATATATATCTGAGGCAGGCGGCCTCCCATGTAAATGGCAGCCATAACCCATCCTAACAGCAGCCCATAAGGGTTCTCTTCCAGTGATTTTATGCCTCCTTCCTGTAGTGCCACGGAGATCAAAAGCATCAGTTTTATTGAATGTGGGAAACTGCActccatgattcttcctactgtcaaaccctaatgttgTTCACCTCCATTGAAGCTTTGGTTTGAAACGGTAAAGTGACCGAGGCAGCTGCAAAAGTCCCATAGCCAACCTGCCATTACGAAAGCAAGGCAAAACAGTACAAAGTTATCACTTACTATGCAGAATGAGATAACCCAACGTCCTTGTAAGCATGAACAACAGCTTTGATAGATCAGATATCTAAACTGAGCTGCTTTACCTAATTAGCTTGCTGCTCATATCTCATACCAAACTTACTTTCCCAAGTAGGATATGATGTTCTAAAAGTTGCTTTCTAATATGATATATCTCTGGCATCCTATATCTTTAGGCTATTCTTCTTCTTGTAAGGTTCATGCAATCTTTGCTAACCCTTATCTTCACCTAATGCACGCAGGATATATCCTACAACCTACGTTTGTCTATCATGAAACTTTACCTTCGAGATATAATTAAATTAACtagtttaaattttaataatttatagatTTAATAATCCTTTAGAACACAATATGTGTACATATtaagattattatgataaatgatttaaaataaaaattatatgtgaaAGTCACAATAGTTATTGAACTTGATGAATTATGCTCTTCTAATTCAATTAAGCTCTACAGTGCATCTAATTATGTAATCTCCGGACTACTTTATTTGTTATCCTACATAGCCTAAAAGAACATCCAAATTGACTCAAACCATCAATCACATACCGACGTTTGTGTCACACGACTTCTCATGAAGTACCTCTACATCACATTATAATTATCACCTTTTGACCTGCGATTCCCGACTCACCGAGCGAGAGAGGATCCTGATGGGCTTACTCATGCCGCTGCGCCAAGATCGGTGCCGTGCCGATCTCTCGTCATCAGAACCCGACGACTCCAAGTACCCCGAGGCTGATGGACCACTTCGAGCTGGTCCAAGGTAGGACGATCTATACGGTGGAGTCCCACTGCTCGCCAAAGACCTCGCCGAACTGAGACGCGCACACCGGTGTGTTAAGAGACCAAGACTGGCTTCGGTTTGTCAGATAGGTAGTGGAGACCGAGGAGTCGCACGTACGTATAGCATACATCTGCACGAGGTGATGCTGCAGGCGGGGCAGTAAGAGTTGGTAGGGGATGACTGTGACCCTCAGAATTCGGATTCAAAGGTTTGCAGCTGTCTTCTTCGACCTGGCGACCACGATGCGGTTTTCTCAAGCATATACAAGAAGAAGTTACACGAGGAAGGAACACATTAGATGAAGATGGTGGTTTGATTTGTCACCTCTAGTTGAGCCGCGAAACCTCTGCTCTCACAACATCTTAGCCAGCAATCGTAATACAGAATTTGCAGCACCAAAACCACTGTGACGGCCGTGTATAACTGCACCATTAGTTTCGAGGGAGGTTAGCATACGGACATAACACTTTCTCAGCCTTCTAGGGCCTAACTCAGCTCACCAGTGCTGTATAGAACTGGGTCGGCAGCTGCAGATAAATCAAATTAACATTTTACTAGATGATGACAAATTGCTTTGCTGCAAGGAGTTTGAGATACAGCTTAAAATTGGAAATGCTTACAGTTACTGGTTCGAGAAGGCAACCCACCAGGTTGAAGATGTCACTGCAAGCCAGAGTAAAATGTAAGAGTTTCCTGGAGAACTTCGTCTAGATCTTGTTTAAACTGTGTTTAAGTAATGCAAGGGGACGGACCCAACGACCCAAGTCAGGAGGAATGCAAGGGAGATGCCATGGCCAGACTTGTTGTGGAAGTTGGTGATGATCTGTGGTACCTCTGCTATTCCCCAGCAGAAGAGGCTGATCATTCCGAGGCCAAACGATAGCTCACCTCTTACGCTACACACGCAGTCGTTGAAGTACCTCTCGATCCATCCTACACAGTCCCTCTCCTCCTCTCCGCAGGTAGCCCATGCAAGAGACTTCGCCATGTCTCTGAGCTAATTGGTTTGGTCTTGGAGGAAGGAAGCGGTGACAAGGTTACACTATATATACAGATCTAGAAGAGTGTCGAACAGAGGAGAGTGACAGAATTTGCCACTTCCTCTGCCTCTATCTATGCCTCGCACTGAACAAAACATGAAAGTTGACGGGCCTAATTTGATGTTGCCAAGTAACTCCATAGTTCTATCTAAGACGAAGAATTGCCGAACACTTGACCGTCACCTGCTATACTTACGTGGTGGATCGAGTCACCCCTACGTTGTTAGGCAAAAGAACAAATGACGGAGGGTCATGCATTGTCTAAGAGGTCACTCAATTCAGTTAAGTCCGTCccacaaatattttctatttggtGTGGGAACAGGATGATGAGTTCATGGTGTTACCCGGAAAAACACTTCCATAGCTGGTAATTAACTCTTGTATGAACATGAAAGAAAGAGCAATACATGAACTTCATGCATCATCGGGAAGGAGAGGCTTGAGATGTGGGGAAAGAAAACAATGAGATTGGCAATACTGCACTTGTGGATGCATATTATATCTGCAATTATAATTTTAAGATTGAGTACGTCGAGTAGCAATAGTAATATTTCTGGATTAGAAatataagaattattagataCGGTTGGTAAGGTTGACGTAATCCGCGAAAGATATCAAAGTTTTTGTTGGCACGCTGGGTGGCGACGTCACACGTGGGAGGAATCGCCCACTCGCGGCATCGATGCGCTGCAGACGGCGCAGTGAAGTGAGAGAAGGATTATGCCGTGCTGCCGTCCGTGGACCGTCCACGTGGTACACCTTCTGTAGTGGGGCCCGTAGAGTAGTCTGTGACAATATACATTAAGATCAATCGAGTCGatgtagtatagtggtgagtattcccgcctgtcacgcgggtgacccgggttcgatccccggcaacggcgtCATTTTTTATTTGGCCAGAAGGATTGTCCGCACTCTCGAAGACGCGGCGTCAACGAGAGAGGAGGGTGTAGATGAGCGCTGCGCTGGAAAACAACGTCGGTTTGTTGCGGACATACGGATGACGACGAAGGATGCGACAGCACCGCTTCAGGACCTCTCCTTCCCAATCCGACACAGGTGTCTATTTCCTGTCTGCCCACTATCCATACCAAATCGATAAGTCTTGCATCTGTACGGTCATTTGCTCCTCCGCTTAGAGCTCGAACAGTGCCTTCCAACCTTATCCTCCACTGGATATCTTTAATGCCCGAGTTGTGATTAGATTGCGCTTTATGCgtggccttcttcttcttcttctcaatgATTAACCTTCTTTGTTTGCAATGGACGTAAAAGTCTCTTTGCTTCCAAAGACCTTGCCAAGGTCGGCCTATGGGCCTCCATGCAGTAATTATTGGGCTGCTTAGGAAGTGGGTCTTAAAATAAGGTATCCCATTCCTCGTTTCTCCTTTTATTGGCCTTTAGAAACCATGCCACCTTTGGTGATGTCTGAATCCGTGTTCCCGAAACAAAGCTATCCCATCGCCAATGTCCCACCATTTCCTTTCTTCTTAATTGCAACCTTTAGTGATGTCTGAATCCGTGTTCCCGAAACCAATTAAATGTCACAGTGAAATGGAAGAATGGGGGACTTGTAGGCCGCTGCCTCACCCTGCATGATCGTGGCTAATGTTACCCACCCAGCCATTGTGAGGCTGAAGCCATGGAAACGATAGCAGCATCGCTATCGGTGAGGTCGCGCTGTGTCAATGGCCGTCGTTGTCCCTTTAACGCCGGTGGGATCTCCGGATCAACCCTGCCGAGCTCTTCTTGGCTCCTCGGCCTTTTCCTCCGCCATGTCACAAAGTGCAAGCTACTGGTTCTTCTCCCCCACATATTTACGAGGGACCAACGACTTGATACACACCTCTGCTCTGTCGTGGCAGATGTAGCTGTCACGTGACGAGGATTAACATCGTTGGCTGTCCTTTTTCTTTTGGCGGTGACCACAGTTTTAGGATCACCGATTTTGATTCTAAAATAGACAGTTTCATTTGTACCAAATTTggaatcaaaatctaattaatttGAGATGGATCAGAACCGAATCAATTCGAGACGATTTCGATTCTAAAACTAAAACCGTCAGTTGAGCTTCCTATCTCtgtcttctttttatttgtttatttattttggaCCTTCACCCAATgaaaattaatatcaaatattatcttttcttttttggacgttcacccaatgaaccattggtcgGTTGAAACTTATTTTGATTCCGAAATCGAAACCATCGATTTTAGTTTGTAATTCTAATTTCAAGAAAGAATGGTATGGTCGGGGATTTTGATTCAGTTCGATTTGGTTCTATTTTGAACGGAACAGCCACGAATCCATCACTAACACGACGAAAGAAAAAGATC
The DNA window shown above is from Musa acuminata AAA Group cultivar baxijiao chromosome BXJ2-4, Cavendish_Baxijiao_AAA, whole genome shotgun sequence and carries:
- the LOC135609660 gene encoding lecithin-cholesterol acyltransferase-like 1, translating into MEMNVILILPLLVFPMALLPAVCLSAGGSNDLHPLVLIPGSGGNQLEARLTKDYKPSSLLCALSATRKGKDGWFRLWFDPTVLVPALTRCFAERMTLYYHAALDDYRNAPGVLTRVPCFGSTQGLLYLDPHLKHITEYMATLVNSLEQLGYIDGENLFGAPYDFRYGLAAEGHPSKVGTQYLEDLKELIESASASNGGKPVILLSHSLGGLFALQLLVRSTSSWRQKYVKHLLTLSAPWAGTVQEMLTFASGYTLGIPIVDPLLVRAEQRSSESNQWLLPSPKVFGHIPLVVSGNKSYSAWDMEEFMEDIGFEEGVYPYKTRVLPMTDKFEEPGVPVTCVVGSGVETPETLFYGEDGFDVQPEVVYGDGDGTVNLVSLLALESEWAGSASQDLKVIRLPGVSHTSILKDKSALKEIVAEICSINAITASSLVFRA
- the LOC135608933 gene encoding probable vacuolar amino acid transporter YPQ1 isoform X2, with the protein product MAKSLAWATCGEEERDCVGWIERYFNDCVCSVRGELSFGLGMISLFCWGIAEVPQIITNFHNKSGHGISLAFLLTWVVGDIFNLVGCLLEPVTLPTQFYTALLYTAVTVVLVLQILYYDCWLRCCESRGFAAQLEVEEDSCKPLNPNSEGHSHPLPTLTAPPAASPRADVCYTSARSLASSGTPPYRSSYLGPARSGPSASGYLESSGSDDERSARHRSWRSGMSKPIRILSRSVGYGTFAAASVTLPFQTKASMEEGGIKSLEENPYGLLLGWVMAAIYMGGRLPQIYMNIKRGSVEGLNPLMFLFALAANATYVGSILVRSIEWERIKANSPWLLDAIVCVLLDLFVSFSLFI
- the LOC135608933 gene encoding uncharacterized protein LOC135608933 isoform X1, which produces MAKSLAWATCGEEERDCVGWIERYFNDCVCSVRGELSFGLGMISLFCWGIAEVPQIITNFHNKSGHGISLAFLLTWVVGDIFNLVGCLLEPVTLPTQFYTALLYTAVTVVLVLQILYYDCWLRCCESRGFAAQLEVEEDSCKPLNPNSEGHSHPLPTLTAPPAASPRADVCYTSARSLASSGTPPYRSSYLGPARSGPSASGYLESSGSDDERSARHRSWRSGMSKPIRILSRSVGYGTFAAASVTLPFQTKASMEEGGIKSLEENPYGLLLGWVMAAIYMGGRLPQIYMNIKRGSVEGLNPLMFLFALAANATYVGRSLSLSLSSASPPRPLKEVFLLTIVFGCSILVRSIEWERIKANSPWLLDAIVCVLLDLFVSFSLFI